One window from the genome of Cryptomeria japonica chromosome 6, Sugi_1.0, whole genome shotgun sequence encodes:
- the LOC131079410 gene encoding zinc finger CCCH domain-containing protein 2, which yields MGSLGWSFFSDESASSISENGGFGMGDGNYCSEGPVFESCGIDFSSSLNGLVQGSCSSPRLEDLIGALQKYLPSNNEDEEGSLPSADAYACDEFRMYEFKVRRCMRGRSHDWTECPFAHPGEKARRRDPRRFHYSGTACPDFRKGSCRRGDTCEFAHGVFECWLHPARYRTQPCKDGRNCKRRVCFFAHTPEQLRLLPSISSPQATGGASRSALALALHASAVKNSLSASYDGSPRRQLLDGLVDSSNHAGDSGSHYFSKAVLSSPTSTLVGHSESPPPLSPPLSPSVSPPESPNAWLNSVNSLNSVSFNSRALKGFQKPVLSPSALAQVQPSPGTVSFVQGSSTRRHHLDRVASMPAITLPSSGTRHAVLSGPSSPVAQSTKSMVELINSLQNLELNSWQPTQMPGNGCHGSPRGSNLRHCVSSSVSCTPKSNHNDLLADFRSSYSENVNELVQGYADNLVEVKSTYGDNMAVPYEEPVQRVESGRDLRAKIYGKLNKQNHQEHLPAEASPDLGWVNELVK from the coding sequence ATGGGTTCGCTAGGCTGGTCTTTCTTCAGCGATGAGTCTGCTTCATCGATTTCGGAGAATGGCGGATTTGGGATGGGGGATGGGAATTATTGTTCTGAAGGTCCTGTGTTCGAGTCCTGCGGTAttgatttctcttcttctttgaatgGTCTGGTTCAAGGGTCGTGTTCGAGCCCGAGGCTCGAGGATTTGATCGGGGCGCTGCAGAAGTATCTTCCCTCGAATAATGAAGATGAAGAAGGGTCTTTGCCGTCTGCTGATGCTTATGCTTGTGATGAATTTAGAATGTATGAGTTTAAGGTGAGGAGGTGCATGAGGGGGAGGAGCCATGACTGGACTGAGTGTCCCTTTGCTCACCCTGGTGAGAAGGCACGGCGGAGAGACCCCCGGCGGTTTCATTATTCCGGCACGGCGTGCCCTGATTTCAGAAAGGGGAGCTGTAGGAGGGGAGATACCTGTGAATTTGCTCATGGCGTGTTTGAATGCTGGCTTCACCCTGCTCGTTACAGAACCCAGCCGTGTAAGGATGGCCGGAATTGTAAGCGCAGGGTTTGTTTCTTTGCTCATACGCCTGAGCAGCTCCGTTTGTTGCCCTCCATTTCGTCTCCGCAGGCGACTGGAGGTGCGTCCAGGAGTGCTCTTGCTCTGGCTCTGCATGCTTCGGCTGTGAAGAATTCTCTGTCTGCGTCTTATGACGGTTCTCCGCGGCGTCAGCTTTTGGACGGGCTGGTCGACAGTTCGAATCACGCTGGTGACTCTGGTTCGCATTATTTTTCAAAAGCCGTGCTTTCCTCACCTACCTCGACTCTCGTCGGGCATTCAGAGTCTCCTCCGCCATTGTCGCCACCGCTTTCTCCTTCCGTTTCACCGCCAGAGTCGCCAAACGCCTGGCTTAATTCTGTCAATTCTTTGAACTCTGTTTCCTTCAATAGTCGTGCTCTTAAAGGGTTTCAGAAGCCTGTCCTTTCGCCTTCTGCGCTTGCACAGGTTCAACCCTCGCCCGGGACTGTGTCCTTTGTCCAGGGTTCGAGTACCCGGCGTCATCATCTTGACAGGGTAGCTTCCATGCCGGCGATTACCTTACCCTCGTCTGGTACGAGACATGCTGTTCTTTCCGGGCCGTCGTCTCCTGTGGCTCAGAGTACCAAGTCCATGGTGGAGCTGATTAATTCTTTGCAAAATTTAGAGCTAAATTCATGGCAGCCGACGCAGATGCCAGGCAACGGCTGCCACGGCTCCCCTCGGGGTTCGAACCTGCGACATTGCGTATCCAGCAGCGTTTCTTGTACCCCTAAATCAAATCACAATGACCTTCTGGCGGATTTCCGGTCAAGTTACAGCGAAAATGTAAACGAGCTCGTGCAAGGGTATGCCGACAATTTAGTGGAAGTTAAATCAACTTACGGCGACAATATGGCGGTCCCTTATGAAGAACCTGTACAGAGGGTCGAGTCCGGCAGGGACCTGCGGGCAAAGATATATGGTAAACTGAACAAGCAGAATCACCAAGAGCACCTTCCTGCTGAAGCGTCGCCAGATTTGGGCTGGGTTAATGAGCTTGTCAAGTAG